From a region of the Trichoderma atroviride chromosome 6, complete sequence genome:
- a CDS encoding uncharacterized protein (EggNog:ENOG41) has translation MVNNAGIAPEAFEPRPIWETSLQTFERTWGVNMRGVFLGCKLAGAQMMRQERILGDGRAGTIINIGSILGVLGKAGTPAYSATKGAVIAFTRAVAMDYAPHGIHCNSILPGFTKTAMISAMTDDVEIEREMAQRHPLRHLGKPEDIASAAVFLASSMSDGITGLNLSVDGGLHSQLSV, from the exons ATGGTTAATAACGCTGGCATTGCTCCCGAGGCGTTTGAGCCACGACCCATCTGGGAGACATCTCTGCAGACGTTTGAGCGAACTTGGGGGGTCAACATGCGCGGCGTCTTTCTCGGGTGCAAACTCGCTGGTGCCCAAATGATGCGCCAAGAGAGAATCCTTGGCGACGGCAGGGCCGGAACTATTATCAACATCGGATCTATACTTGGCGTGTTGGGGAAAGCAGGCACGCCTGCATATTCGGCCACAAAGGGCGCTGTAATCGCTTTTACACGAGCAGTAGCTATGGACTATGCTCCGCACGGCATCCACTGCAATTCAATTCTTCCAGGAT TCACAAAGACCGCAATGATCTCAGCTATGACAGATGACGTCGAAATCGAGCGAGAGATGGCACAACGACATCCTCTCAGGCATCTCGGCAAGCCAGAAGACATTGCAAGTGCTGCTGTATTTCTTGCTAGCAGCATGTCGGACGGGATTACAGGTCTGAACCTGTCTGTGGATGGCGGATTACACAGTCAACTAAGCGTGTAA
- a CDS encoding uncharacterized protein (EggNog:ENOG41~MEROPS:MER0006204) — MADVRSLLDAACTGKPAGIPCASTVVVGTSSQPELFAHSTTASIGENDCKVGDDIYWLASCTKLVTSIACMQLVEGSILRLDDADQLESLCAELVDLKVVQEDGSLEPARSRITLRMLLTHTAGFGYSFLNAKLQTYSKAYRDGGVNFNEFSGYMDDFLQPLISMDWAGVAVERVTGLKLGDYMQRHIFQPLGIHDLTMIPSLEMKERFVGMWQRDKEGHLSSRTPLLSRPLGADASDSFHSGGAGLFGSTREFGKILAMLLQDGRSHSGKVILAPSTIEAMFTDQISWLPNFARRHFPAVKPELVYVAEAFYPPCPPPTPQGWGLGFMITPGPTGRSHKTGQWSGLSNAFWWCDRERGIAGLVASQILPFADLKVVELWMEIESKVYEGIEREAADK, encoded by the exons ATGGCTGACGTTCGCAGCCTCCTCGATGCCGCCTGCACCGGAAAACCAGCAGGTATACCTTGTGCTAGtactgttgttgttggtacCAGTTCACAACCAGAACTCTTCGCGCACTCCACGACAGCGTCGATAGGGGAAAATGACTGTAAGGTCGGTGACGATATTTACTGGTTGGCGTCGTGTACGAAGCTTGTCACTAGCATTGCCTGCATGCAGCTCGTTGAGGGCTCGATTCTCCGTCTCGATGATGCAGACCAGTTGGAGAGTCTTTGCGCGGAGCTTGTAGACCTCAAGGTAGTACAGGAGGATGGCTCTCTAGAGCCGGCTCGGTCCCGCATCACGCTGCGGATGCTTTTGACTCATACAG CTGGGTTTGGATACTCATTCCTGAACGCTAAGCTCCAGACCTACTCTAAGGCTTATCGCGATGGTGGAGTCAATTTCAACGAATTTTCTGGGTATATGGATGACTTTCTGCAGCCTCTT ATCTCTATGGACTGGGCTGGCGTGGCCGTTGAGCGAGTTACGGGCCTGAAATTAGGTGATTACATGCAGCGCCACATATTCCAACCCCTGGGCATCCACGACTTGACTATGATCCCTTCGTtggagatgaaagagagatTCGTCGGCATGTGGCAACGCGACAAAGAGGGCCACCTCTCTTCTCGCACACCTCTCCTCAGCCGTCCGTTGGGGGCAGATGCATCCGATAGCTTCCATAGCGGCGGCGCAGGACTTTTCGGGAGCACCCGAGAGTTTGGAA AAATTCTCGCCATGTTGCTCCAAGACGGCAGATCTCATTCGGGTAAGGTGATACTTGCGCCTTCAACTATTGAAGCCATGTTTACCGACCAGATATCATGGCTGCCAAACTTCGCCAGACGGCATTTCCCTGCCGTAAAGCCAGAGCTAGTCTATGTGGCCGAGGCCTTCTATCCGCCTTGCCCACCGCCGACGCCGCAGGGCTGGGGACTGGGCTTCATGATTACACCCGGCCCGACCGGTCGCTCCCACAAGACAGGTCAATGGTCGGGCTTATCCAACGCATTCTGGTGGTGTGACCGGGAACGAGGCATTGCTGGCCTGGTCGCCTCACAGATTTTGCCGTTTGCTGACCTCAAGGTTGTCGAGCTTTGGATGGAGATAGAATCTAAAGTATATGAAGGTATTgagagagaagcagcagacaaATAG
- a CDS encoding uncharacterized protein (BUSCO:EOG092D4FU5) — protein sequence MFSQSWGFATYLIAFDVRNMPITRAAANRNASTASKAKPSLAEVSKPSRERKAKVTKKTGPVKVNKGKSDKSSSLHLSIGSKIPSTDDFGGELYLRDGTKTSLKQLVDKSRNGVIVYVYPKPWDDDAYEIYGEFEHAQLDWEAAEMDTIGISPDSVSSTAAFVKEKDTWLPLLSNPSGSLSKAMSIASPKGNMIQGAFILSKSGVLLARMTGNHHKILDNLHKVIVAVIEERDKESDE from the exons ATGTTCTCTCAAAGCTGGGGGTTTGCCACATACTTGATTGCTTTTGACGTCCGAAATATGCCTATAACAAGAGCTGCTGCAAACAGGAATGCCTCTACCGCGAGTAAGGCcaagccatctttggcggagGTCTCAAAACCATCACGCGAACGCAAAGCCAAAGTAACTAAAAAGACCGGCCCCGTGAAAGTgaacaaagggaaaagcGACAAAAGTTCATCGCTTCATCTAAGCATTGGGTCCAAGATCCCATCAACTGATGACTTCGGAGGTGAACTATACCTCCGAGATGGAACCAAAACGTCGTTGAAACAGCTGGTGGATAAGAGTCGCAATGGGGTGATTGTTTATGTATACCCGAAGCCTTGGGATGACGATG CATACGAAATATACGGGGAGTTTGAACACGCTCAACTAGACTGGGAGGCGGCGGAAATGGATACGATAGGCATCTCACCAGATTCGGTGTCATCAACTGCTGCGTTTGTGAAAGAGAAAGATACTTGGCTGCCTCTCCTGAGCAATCCAAGTGGGTCTTTGTCCAAAGCAATGTCAATTGCTTCGCCCAAGGGGAACATGATACAGGGAGCTTTTATTCTCTCGAAATCGGGGGTTCTTCTAGCACGCATGACGGGAAATCACCATAAGATTCTTGATAATTTACATAAAGTTATAGTTGCAGTGATTGAAGAAAGAGACAAGGAGTCGGATGAGTAA
- a CDS encoding uncharacterized protein (EggNog:ENOG41~SECRETED:SignalP(1-19)), which yields MQFTTAIALLLTAATGAIAAPGGHGSNNCGNGASPYCCSAETDALGSSYWECSNISDTCNSITVCCNNNNQNNNQQGDHNSEDNNSGNQSCSAFGQQKVIYK from the exons ATGCAATTCACTACTGCcatcgctcttcttctcaccgCCGCTACCGGCGCCATTGCAGCCCCTGGCGGCCACGGT TCCAACAACTGTGGCAATGGTGCTTCGCCAtactgctgcagcgctgAGACCGATGCATTGGGCTCAAGCTACTGGGAGTGCTCCAACATCAGTGATACTTGCAACTCCATCACTGTTTgctgcaacaacaacaaccagAACAACAACCAGCAG GGAGACCACAACAGCGAGGACAACAACAGCGGCAACCAGTCGTGCAGCGCCTTTGGACAACAGAAGGTTATTTACAAATAA
- a CDS encoding uncharacterized protein (EggNog:ENOG41~SECRETED:SignalP(1-18)), which yields MYVSMILYTLVALNGIMASPVQEPEVEPRAIGPRTPSVADIPFPKMPVRNKASNAMGKSASASGSGSDCGTNTQTNACSAGSPYCCSSDGNGGHTCSNTTACDQTIICCNNNNGFQICIGELDFNMPITINVYE from the exons ATGTATGTTTCTATGATCCTTTACACTCTTGTTGCCCTCAATGGCATCATGGCATCTCCTGTCCAGGAGCCTGAGGTTGAACCTCGAGCCATCGGGCCTCGTACACCCAGCGTGGCAGATATTCCATTCCCAAAGATGCCGGTCCGCAACAAGGCCAGTAACGCAATGGGCA AGAGCGCAAGCGCAAGCGGAAGCGGAAGCGACTGTGGTACAAACACCCAGACGAATGCCTGTTCTGCAGGTAGCCCatactgctgcagcagcgatgGAAACGGCG GTCATACCTGCTCGAACACCACTGCGTGCGACCAGACCATTATCTgctgcaacaacaacaacggA TTCCAAATCTGTATCGGTGAGCTCGATTTCAACATGCCCATTACTATCAATGTCTATGAGTAA
- a CDS encoding uncharacterized protein (TransMembrane:8 (o43-63i75-96o116-134i210-234o240-259i271-294o314-334i346-364o)), with protein MRTSRGFDPTSVNLTDPDIDLKEIICSLQVSENEYNGNLGARVSSIFVIFVVSTAVTLFPVIARQKPTWRIPAGLYIFARYVGTGVIIATAFIHLLDPAYEAIGGTSCVGLTGYWAEFPWCPALVLLGAVMTFLTELGAKCYIDAKYGVQTEREIRKIVVRQPDPATHSPCGMLEPSCGQLKTNPDEKPTDLSELGDRESLERMAYLQQIGAFLILEFGIIFHSVIIGLNLGVVGEEFNTLYPVLVFHQSFEGLGIGARMASIPFPGKRNWLPWLLCLAYGLTTPLSIAIGLALRTTYEPNSFTANVVSGVLDSLSAGILIYTGFVDLLARDFLFECDRTRHARQLVRMVSYTLLGAGVMALLGKWA; from the coding sequence ATGCGAACTTCACGGGGCTTTGATCCTACCTCGGTGAACCTGACCGACCCTGATATTGACTTGAAAGAAATCATATGCAGCCTTCAAGTTAGCGAGAATGAGTATAACGGGAATCTTGGTGCGAGAGTATCATCaatcttcgtcatcttcgtcgtctccACCGCCGTTACTCTCTTTCCCGTGATAGCTCGTCAAAAGCCTACCTGGCGCATCCCTGCCGGGCTTTACATCTTCGCTCGCTATGTTGGAACCGGCGTCATCATCGCAACAGCCtttatccatcttcttgatccGGCGTATGAGGCAATTGGCGGCACATCATGTGTTGGGTTGACAGGCTACTGGGCTGAGTTCCCATGGTGTCCAGCTCTTGTTCTGCTTGGGGCAGTCATGACCTTTCTTACCGAGCTGGGAGCCAAATGCTATATTGATGCGAAATATGGCGTCCAGACAGAGCGGGAGATTAGAAAGATAGTGGTGAGGCAGCCTGATCCTGCTACACACAGCCCCTGTGGCATGCTGGAGCCTTCCTGTGGTCAGCTCAAAACCAATCCTGACGAGAAGCCTACGGATCTGTCAGAGCTGGGAGACAGGGAATCTCTCGAGAGAATGGCGTATCTGCAGCAGATTGGTGCTTTTCTCATCCTCGAGTTCGGCATCATATTTCATTCCGTCATTATCGGATTGAATCTGGGTGTTGTCGGCGAAGAGTTCAACACCCTGTACCCCGTTCTTGTGTTCCATCAGTCCTTTGAAGGCCTTGGAATTGGCGCGCGAATGGCCTCAATCCCATTCCCGGGCAAGAGGAACTGGCTACCCTGGCTACTCTGTCTTGCCTACGGACTCACGACACCGCTGTCGATTGCCATTGGTCTCGCGTTGAGAACAACCTACGAACCAAACTCTTTTACTGCCAATGTCGTCTCTGGAGTTCTTGATTCCCTAAGCGCCGGCATTCTCATCTACACTGGATTTGTTGACCTGCTTGCGCGCGACTTTCTCTTTGAGTGCGACAGGACGAGACACGCAAGGCAGTTGGTTCGAATGGTATCCTATACTCTGCTTGGAGCAGGTGTTATGGCGTTACTGGGAAAGTGGGCTTGA
- a CDS encoding uncharacterized protein (EggNog:ENOG41): protein MAPPTNSELNEKREKHCIGISPERKYFRIGSTWVKRSLRSCEWQKQNGYMHVPLFSTERILNEGACLQFLAETGNPLPKLLGCFKDNSASYLLITEYVDGVGMNDLDAESQAAVSKELQCHVLTLKKLTSDTWGGPDKMVFPPYRIMRKSNGQPWRMRRRKQQDLVFCHNDLSMNNVIVDPGTLKIKAIIDWEYAGFYPSEFEFPFYQRLGPSVALEGEVDDFDLLTQMISEDRD, encoded by the exons ATGGCCCCACCAACTAACAGCGAACTGAATGAAAAACGGGAAAAGCATTGTATTGGTATCTCGCCTGAGAGAAAGTACTTCCGAATTGGCAGCACCTGGGTTAAGCGAAGCCTTCGGTCCTGCGAATGGCAAAAACAGAATGGTTATATGCATGTTCCTTTATTTAGCACGGAGCGCATCCTTAATGAGGGTGCATGCCTTCAGTTTCTTGCTGAAACTGGTAACCCTCTCCCAAAATTACTTGGCTGCTTTAAGGATAACAGCGCATCATACTTACTAATTACTGAATATGTGGATGGAGTTGGAATGAACGATCTGGATGCTGAGAGCCAAGCCGCTGTTTCAAAAGAGCTACAATGTCATGTACTCACACTGAAGAAACTTACCTCTGACACTTGGGGTGGGCCAGATAAGATG GTCTTTCCACCATATCGTATTATGCGGAAGTCCAATGGACAACCTTGGAGAATGCGTCGGCGGAAGCAGCAAGACCTTGTGTTTTGTCACAACGATCTCTCTATGAACAATGTTATAGTTGATCCAGGCACGCTtaagatcaaggccatcatcgatTGGGAATATGCGGGGTTTTATCCATCTGAATTTGAATTTCCATTCTACCAGAGACTAGGGCCATCTGTCGCACTGGAAGGCGAGGTGGACGATTTTGATTTGTTAACGCAGATGATTTCTGAAGACAGGGATTAG
- a CDS encoding uncharacterized protein (EggNog:ENOG41), producing MHLQRAQNKPPSCQGTHPSAMIRLRRGETTFFSSHAAEEQFSRSPGRVSQSDVSASERGSERRANEMSVNSAQSPRSAPSEPQMRTLGIPSGPELLPYLDSLLENVHPISCNNFLHPGYLCEGLDRASALLLLAICASSSKFLPGSSSRGNGLKWAAEARSLIMSNFDHISTLTISAVQFLVLHEMHEGEYTSAWNLVGIATRMSMQLQLYEPNSPGTFLQQECRRRLMWAVLVSDLLFESNSRIDLELLMDVPLPCNLWSFTQGQPCRTLTLRQLRGVVEDEAIKQSSNHCAYLINILVIRRKILTYIQEARDSKMDLPWLPGSYFSMLCEELEIWRRNLPANYAFVERYMYTFRVSRHLDIFLMIHAYYHQCCIILFGAFVPEDVGSKLQRSVAQIPPEFIQTCSDRYVSHARDIPFLIQKVLKVEPDHLFRDPWLGLCIWDSTSALLASTRWQENRNSYRDDITELVKLNLRALENSMPIIVLAKKVHGFCCAAARAYDIEIPKELSVEDMERAPFEPGPLNAADGISRRYPFFSTMKSQDSPEWDQLFHATNVGNYAAPTRPSVSTPLSTSTFNSQTRFINIST from the exons ATGCACCTTCAGAGAGCTCAGAACAAGCCGCCGAGCTGCCAAGGAACTCACCCATCAGCCATGATACGGCTGAGGCGGGGGGAGACGACTTTCTTCTCTAGCCATGCTGCAGAAGAACAGTTCTCCAGGTCTCCGGGAAGAGTCAGTCAGTCTGATGTATCGGCATCAGAAAGAGGTTCTGAGAGGCGGGCGAATGAAATGAGTGTGAACTCTGCCCAGAGCCCACGATCGGCTCCATCCGAGCCACAAATGCGCACGTTGGGAATTCCTTCGGGCCCAGAACTGCTACCATACCTGGATTCTCTCTTGGAAAATGTCCACCCAATCAGCTGTAACAACTTTTTGCATCCAGGCTACTTGTGTGAAGGCCTTGACCGAGCATCGGCCTTGCTACTGCTGGCTATTTGTGCTTCGTCATCCAAATTTCTTCCTGGTTCCAGCAGCCGTGGGAACGGACTGAAATGGGCAGCAGAAGCGAGGAGCTTGATCATGAGCAACTTTGACCACATTTCAACGTTGACCATCTCAGCGGTGCAATTTCTTGTTTTGCACGAGATGCACGAAGGAGAATATACCTCCGCATGGAATTTAGTTG GAATCGCTACTCGAATGTCGATGCAGCTACAGCTCTATGAGCCCAACTCACCGGGGACATTTCTGCAGCAGGAGTGCCGGCGTCGCCTAATGTGGGCGGTGCTGGTATCTGATCTCCTTTTCGAAAGCAACAGTCGTATCGACCTAGAACTGCTGATGGATGTACCCTTACCGTGCAATCTATGGAGCTTCACCCAGGGACAGCCTTGCAGGACTCTGACTCTTCGTCAACTTCGCGGCGtggttgaagatgaggcaATAAAGCAGTCCTCCAATCACTGTGCATACCTGATTAACATTCTGGTGATTCGGCGCAAAATTTTAAC TTACATTCAAGAAGCCCGGGACTCAAAGATGGACTTGCCTTGGCTTCCAGGGTCTTACTTCTCCATGCTATGTGAAGAGTTAGAAATATGGAGGCGCAACCTACCTGCTAACTATGCTTTTGTTGAGCGTTACATGTACACTTTCAGAGTCAGCCGGCATCTCGATATCTTTCTCATGATCCATGCGTATTATCACCAATGCTGTATCATTCTATTTGGCGCCTTCGTTCCCGAAGATGTAGGCTCAAAACTTCAACGCTCTGTGGCGCAAATTCCTCCCGAGTTCATCCAGACTTGTTCAGATCGGTATGTCTCACATGCTAGAGATATTCCGTTCCTGATACAGAAGGTCTTAAAAGTCGAGCCGGATCATCTGTTCCGTGATCCGTGGCTCGGTCTTTGTATCTGGGATTCGAcatctgctctgctcgcgTCAACTAGGTGGCAAGAAAATAGGAATTCTTACAGGGATGATATCACGGAGTTAGTGAAGTTGAATCTGCGAGCTCTGGAAAACTCTATGCCAATTATAGTCCTGGCTAAGAAAGTC CATGGATTTTGTTGCGCTGCCGCCAGAGCTTATGACATCGAGATTCCCAAGGAGCTTTCTGTGGAGGATATGGAACG GGCACCATTCGAGCCAGGGCCGCTTAATGCAGCTGATGGGATATCTCGACGATATCCGTTCTTTTCCACTATGAAATCTCAGGATTCACCCGAATGGGACCAATTATTTCATGCTACTAACGTCGGCAATTACGCAGCTCCTACACGGCCATCTGTATCGACCCCCCTCTCGACCTCTACATTCAATTCCCAGACTAGGTTCATTAACATTTCAACCTAA